One segment of Chionomys nivalis chromosome 3, mChiNiv1.1, whole genome shotgun sequence DNA contains the following:
- the LOC130870794 gene encoding phosphoglycerate mutase 1: MAAYKLVLIRHGESAWNLENRFSGWYDADLSPAGHEEAKRGGQALRDAGYEFDICFTSVQKRAIRTLWTVLDAIDQMWLPVVRTWRLNERHYGGLTGLNKAETAAKHGEAQVKIWRRSYDVPPPPMEPDHPFYSNISKDRRYADLTEDQLPSCESLKDTIARALPFWNEEIVPQIKEGKRVLIAAHGNSLRGIVKHLEGLSEEAIMELNLPTGIPIVYELDKNLKPVKPMQFLGDEETVRKAMEAVAAQGKAKK; the protein is encoded by the coding sequence ATGGCCGCCTACAAGCTGGTCCTCATCCGGCACGGCGAGAGCGCCTGGAACCTGGAGAACCGCTTCAGCGGCTGGTACGACGCCGACCTGAGCCCGGCGGGCCACGAGGAGGCGAAGCGCGGCGGACAGGCTTTGCGAGATGCTGGCTATGAATTCGACATCTGCTTCACCTCCGTGCAGAAGAGAGCAATCCGGACCCTCTGGACAGTCCTGGATGCCATTGACCAGATGTGGCTGCCAGTGGTGAGGACCTGGCGCCTCAATGAGCGACACTATGGGGGTCTGACTGGTCTCAATAAAGCAGAAACTGCTGCTAAGCATGGTGAGGCACAGGTAAAGATCTGGAGGCGATCTTACGATGTCCCACCACCGCCAATGGAGCCTGACCATCCCTTCTACAGCAACATCAGTAAGGATCGCAGGTATGCAGACCTTACTGAGGACCAGCTGCCGTCCTGTGAGAGCCTGAAGGACACTATTGCCAGAGCATTGCCCTTCTGGAATGAAGAGATTGTCCCTCAGAtcaaagaggggaagagagtCCTGATTGCGGCCCATGGCAACAGCCTTCGGGGGATCGTCAAGCATCTGGAGGGTCTCTCAGAAGAGGCCATCATGGAGCTGAACCTGCCAACTGGCATTCCCATTGTCTATGAATTGGACAAGAACTTGAAGCCCGTTAAACCCATGCAGTTCCTGGGAGATGAAGAGACCGTGCGGAAAGCCATGGAAGCTGTGGCCGCGCAGGGCAAGGCCAAGAAGTGA